One Stenotrophomonas oahuensis genomic region harbors:
- the rplA gene encoding 50S ribosomal protein L1, giving the protein MAQTKREKAIKAAVVPGKSYGFEEAISILKSATKAKFVESIDVAVRLGVDAKKSDQQVRGSTVLPAGTGKSVRVAVFAPAGAKADEALAAGAEAVGMDDLAEKMQAGDLNYDVVIATPDAMRVVGKLGTVLGPRGLMPNPKVGTVSANPGEAVKNAKSGQVRYRTDKAGIIHCTIGKADFAEDALKSNLTALLLDLIKAKPATSKGTYLQKVSVSSTMGPGVTVDQSSLTLK; this is encoded by the coding sequence ATGGCACAGACCAAGCGTGAGAAGGCCATCAAGGCCGCAGTCGTTCCGGGCAAGTCCTACGGCTTCGAAGAAGCGATCAGCATCCTGAAGTCCGCCACCAAGGCCAAGTTCGTCGAGTCGATCGACGTCGCCGTGCGCCTGGGCGTGGACGCCAAGAAGTCCGACCAGCAGGTCCGCGGCTCCACCGTGCTGCCGGCCGGTACCGGCAAGTCGGTCCGCGTCGCCGTGTTCGCTCCGGCCGGTGCCAAGGCTGATGAAGCCCTGGCCGCTGGCGCTGAAGCCGTCGGTATGGACGATCTGGCCGAGAAGATGCAGGCCGGCGATCTGAACTACGACGTCGTCATTGCCACCCCGGACGCCATGCGCGTTGTCGGTAAGCTGGGCACCGTGCTGGGCCCGCGCGGCCTGATGCCGAACCCGAAGGTCGGCACTGTTTCGGCCAACCCGGGCGAAGCTGTGAAGAACGCCAAGTCGGGTCAGGTCCGTTACCGCACCGACAAGGCTGGCATCATCCACTGCACCATCGGCAAGGCCGACTTCGCCGAAGACGCGCTGAAGTCGAACCTGACCGCGCTGCTGCTGGACCTGATCAAGGCCAAGCCGGCTACCTCGAAGGGCACCTACCTGCAGAAGGTTTCGGTCAGCTCGACGATGGGCCCGGGCGTCACCGTCGACCAGTCGTCGCTGACCCTGAAGTAA
- the rplJ gene encoding 50S ribosomal protein L10 encodes MALNLSQKQEVVAEVAEVAAKAHSLIAAHYAGTTVAQITKMREQARKEGVFLKVVKNTLAERAVKGTEFEAAAAKFTGPMLFAFSLDEPGAAGRVIKEATKGNDKLQPQLVVIGGEVFPASHVDVLASLPTRDQALAMLARVLTEPVTMFARAVKAVGEKQDGGAVAAEPVAETA; translated from the coding sequence ATGGCTCTCAATCTGTCCCAGAAGCAAGAAGTAGTCGCCGAGGTCGCGGAAGTCGCTGCCAAGGCTCACTCCTTGATCGCAGCCCACTACGCCGGCACCACGGTCGCGCAGATCACCAAGATGCGCGAACAGGCCCGCAAGGAAGGCGTGTTCTTGAAGGTTGTCAAGAACACCCTGGCCGAGCGTGCGGTGAAGGGTACTGAATTCGAAGCTGCAGCGGCCAAGTTCACCGGCCCGATGCTGTTCGCGTTCTCGCTCGACGAGCCCGGCGCTGCCGGTCGCGTCATCAAGGAAGCTACCAAGGGCAACGACAAGCTGCAGCCGCAGCTGGTTGTCATCGGTGGCGAAGTGTTCCCGGCAAGCCACGTTGACGTGCTGGCTTCGCTGCCGACCCGCGATCAGGCCCTGGCCATGCTGGCCCGCGTCCTGACCGAGCCGGTGACGATGTTCGCCCGCGCTGTCAAGGCTGTTGGCGAGAAGCAGGACGGTGGCGCTGTCGCCGCCGAGCCGGTCGCCGAAACCGCCTGA
- the rplL gene encoding 50S ribosomal protein L7/L12, with protein sequence MSLTNEQIVDAIAEKSLMEVMELVKAIEEKFGVSAAAPVAVAAAGPAAAVEEQTEFTVTLKTAGDKKVEVIKAVRALTGLGLKEAKDLAEAGGVIKENISKEDAEKAKKDLEAAGATVEVK encoded by the coding sequence ATGTCCCTTACCAACGAACAGATCGTCGACGCCATCGCCGAAAAGTCCCTGATGGAAGTGATGGAGCTGGTCAAGGCCATCGAAGAGAAGTTCGGCGTCTCCGCCGCTGCTCCGGTCGCCGTTGCCGCTGCCGGCCCGGCCGCTGCTGTTGAAGAGCAGACCGAATTCACCGTCACCCTGAAGACTGCCGGCGACAAGAAGGTCGAAGTCATCAAGGCCGTCCGCGCCCTGACCGGCCTGGGCCTGAAGGAAGCGAAGGACCTGGCCGAAGCCGGTGGCGTCATCAAGGAAAACATTTCCAAGGAAGACGCCGAGAAGGCCAAGAAGGACCTGGAAGCTGCTGGCGCGACTGTCGAAGTCAAGTAA
- the rpoC gene encoding DNA-directed RNA polymerase subunit beta', giving the protein MKDLLNLFNQQRQTLDFDAIKIALASPDLIRSWSFGEVKKPETINYRTFKPERDGLFCAAIFGPVKDYECLCGKYKRMKHRGVVCEKCGTEVTLAKVRRERMGHIDLASPVAHIWFLKSLPSRIGLMLDMTLRDIERVLYFEAYVVTEPGLTALERRQLLTEEQYLQARQEHGDDFDAAMGAEAVYELLRTIDLQSEMTRLREEIASTGSETKLKRLTKRIKLVEAFLESGNRPEWMVMTVLPVLPPDLRPLVPLDGGRFATSDLNDLYRRVINRNNRLRRLLELNAPDIIVRNEKRMLQESVDALLDNGRRGRAITGTNKRPLKSLADMIKGKQGRFRQNLLGKRVDYSGRSVIVVGPYLRLHQCGLPKKMALELFKPFVFAKLQRRGLATTIKAAKKLVEREEAEVWDILEEVIREHPVMLNRAPTLHRLGIQAFEPVLIEGKAIQLHPLVCTAFNADFDGDQMAVHVPLSLEAQLEARALMMSTNNILSPANGEPIIVPSQDVVLGLYYMTRALENKKGEGMAFANIAEVKRAYDNRVVELHAKVKVRITEVMTDEEGNKQNKTSIVDTTIGRALLAEILPEGLPFALANVELTKKNISRLINSSYRQLGLKDTVVFADKLMYTGFAYATRAGVSIGIDDMLIPDEKRGILTEAEAEVLEIQEQYQSGLVTAGERYNKVVDIWSRTNERIAKAMMDTIGTEKVVNAKGETIDQKSMNSLYIMADSGARGSQAQIRQLAGMRGLMARPDGSIIETPIKANFREGLNVQEYFNSTHGARKGLADTALKTANSGYLTRRLVDVAQDVVITEVDCGTTEGLTMTPIVEGGDVVEPLKDRVLGRVVAEDVFLPGNDEDPIVTRNTLLDEQWVAKLEDAGVQSIKVRSTISCESAFGVCSNCYGRDLARGHLVNIGEAVGVIAAQSIGEPGTQLTMRTFHIGGAASRAAAVDNITVKTTGSVKFNNLKSVEHASGSLVAVSRSGEISVLDAHGRERERYKLPYGSMIASKDGDAVKAGQTVANWDPHNHPIVSEVAGFIRFIDFIDGVTVIEKTDELTGLASREITDPKRRGSQAKDLRPIVRIVDAKGNDLSIPGTDLPAQYLLPPRSIVNLQDGAAVGVGDVVAKIPQEASKTRDITGGLPRVADLFEARKPKDPAILAERSGIISFGKDTKGKQRLIIKDTDGSEHEELIPKYRQVIVFEGEHVTKGETIVDGEPSPQDILRLLGVEPLAAYLVKEIQDVYRLQGVKINDKHIEVITRQMLRKVEITDQGSSKFLNGEQAERQRVIEENARLSARNELIARFDPVLLGITKASLATESFISAASFQETTRVLTEAAVRGTSDNLRGLKENVIVGRLIPAGTGLAYHANRRRNATGLTESELQTLVGTPAVAEAPAVEASTDAESNED; this is encoded by the coding sequence ATGAAAGACCTGCTCAACCTCTTCAACCAGCAGCGCCAGACGCTGGACTTCGACGCGATCAAGATCGCGCTGGCCTCGCCGGACCTGATCCGTTCGTGGTCCTTCGGCGAAGTGAAGAAGCCGGAAACCATCAACTACCGTACCTTCAAGCCGGAGCGTGACGGCCTGTTCTGCGCCGCCATCTTCGGACCGGTCAAGGACTACGAGTGCCTGTGCGGCAAGTACAAGCGCATGAAGCACCGCGGCGTGGTCTGCGAAAAGTGCGGCACCGAAGTGACCCTGGCCAAAGTGCGCCGTGAGCGCATGGGCCACATCGACCTGGCCTCGCCGGTCGCGCACATCTGGTTCCTCAAGTCGCTGCCGTCGCGCATCGGCCTGATGCTGGACATGACCCTGCGTGACATCGAGCGCGTGCTGTACTTCGAAGCCTATGTGGTGACCGAGCCGGGCCTGACCGCCCTGGAGCGCCGCCAGCTGCTGACCGAAGAACAGTACCTGCAGGCGCGCCAGGAGCACGGCGACGACTTCGACGCCGCCATGGGCGCAGAAGCCGTGTACGAACTGCTGCGCACCATCGACCTGCAGTCGGAAATGACCCGCCTGCGCGAAGAAATCGCCAGCACCGGTTCGGAAACCAAGCTCAAGCGCCTCACCAAGCGCATCAAGCTGGTCGAAGCCTTCCTGGAATCGGGCAACCGTCCGGAATGGATGGTCATGACCGTGCTGCCGGTGCTGCCGCCGGACCTGCGTCCGCTGGTTCCGCTGGACGGCGGCCGCTTCGCGACCTCCGACCTGAACGACCTGTACCGCCGCGTCATCAACCGTAACAACCGTCTGCGCCGCCTGCTCGAGCTGAACGCGCCGGACATCATCGTGCGCAATGAAAAGCGCATGCTGCAGGAATCGGTCGATGCGCTGCTGGACAACGGCCGTCGCGGCCGTGCCATCACCGGCACCAACAAGCGCCCGCTGAAGTCGCTGGCCGACATGATCAAGGGCAAGCAGGGTCGCTTCCGTCAGAACCTGCTGGGCAAGCGCGTCGACTACTCGGGCCGTTCGGTCATCGTGGTCGGTCCGTACCTGCGCCTGCACCAGTGCGGCCTGCCGAAGAAGATGGCGCTGGAACTGTTCAAGCCGTTCGTGTTCGCCAAGCTGCAGCGTCGTGGCCTGGCCACCACCATCAAGGCCGCCAAGAAGCTGGTCGAGCGCGAAGAAGCTGAAGTCTGGGACATCCTGGAAGAAGTCATCCGCGAACACCCGGTCATGCTGAACCGTGCGCCGACCCTGCACCGTCTGGGCATCCAGGCGTTCGAGCCGGTGCTGATCGAAGGCAAGGCCATCCAGCTGCACCCGCTGGTGTGTACTGCGTTCAACGCCGACTTCGACGGTGACCAGATGGCCGTCCACGTGCCGCTTTCGCTGGAAGCCCAGCTGGAAGCGCGTGCGCTGATGATGTCGACCAACAACATTCTGTCGCCGGCCAACGGCGAGCCGATCATCGTGCCGTCGCAGGACGTGGTGCTGGGTCTGTACTACATGACCCGCGCCCTGGAAAACAAGAAGGGCGAGGGCATGGCCTTCGCCAACATCGCCGAAGTCAAGCGCGCCTATGACAACCGCGTGGTGGAACTGCACGCCAAGGTCAAGGTCCGCATCACCGAAGTGATGACCGACGAGGAAGGCAACAAGCAGAACAAGACCTCGATCGTGGACACCACGATCGGTCGCGCCCTGCTGGCTGAAATCCTGCCGGAAGGCCTGCCGTTCGCGCTGGCCAACGTCGAACTGACCAAGAAGAACATCTCGCGCCTGATCAACTCCAGCTACCGTCAGCTGGGCTTGAAGGACACGGTCGTGTTCGCCGACAAGCTGATGTACACCGGCTTCGCCTACGCAACCCGCGCCGGCGTGTCGATCGGTATCGACGACATGCTGATCCCGGACGAAAAGCGCGGCATCCTCACCGAGGCCGAAGCCGAAGTGCTGGAAATCCAGGAGCAGTACCAGTCGGGTCTGGTCACCGCTGGCGAGCGCTACAACAAGGTGGTCGACATCTGGTCGCGCACCAACGAACGCATCGCCAAGGCGATGATGGACACCATCGGTACCGAGAAGGTCGTCAATGCCAAGGGTGAGACCATCGACCAGAAGTCGATGAACTCGCTGTACATCATGGCCGACTCCGGTGCGCGTGGTTCGCAGGCGCAGATCCGTCAGCTGGCCGGCATGCGTGGCCTGATGGCCCGTCCGGACGGCTCGATCATCGAAACGCCGATCAAGGCGAACTTCCGTGAAGGCCTGAACGTGCAGGAGTACTTCAACTCCACCCACGGTGCCCGTAAGGGTCTGGCCGATACCGCGCTGAAGACCGCGAACTCGGGTTACCTGACCCGTCGTCTGGTCGACGTGGCGCAGGACGTGGTCATCACCGAAGTGGACTGCGGTACCACCGAAGGCCTGACCATGACCCCGATCGTGGAAGGCGGCGACGTCGTCGAACCGTTGAAGGACCGCGTGCTGGGTCGTGTCGTGGCCGAGGACGTGTTCCTGCCGGGCAACGACGAAGATCCGATCGTGACCCGCAACACCCTGCTGGACGAACAGTGGGTGGCCAAGCTGGAAGACGCCGGCGTGCAGAGCATCAAGGTGCGCTCGACCATCAGCTGCGAATCCGCGTTCGGCGTGTGCTCCAACTGCTACGGCCGCGACCTGGCCCGTGGTCACCTGGTCAACATCGGTGAAGCGGTCGGCGTCATCGCCGCGCAGTCGATCGGTGAGCCGGGTACCCAGCTCACCATGCGTACCTTCCACATCGGTGGTGCGGCATCGCGTGCGGCTGCCGTGGACAACATCACGGTGAAGACCACCGGTTCGGTGAAGTTCAACAACCTGAAGTCGGTCGAACACGCCAGTGGTTCGCTGGTGGCCGTGTCGCGCTCGGGCGAAATCTCGGTGCTCGATGCCCACGGCCGTGAGCGTGAGCGTTACAAGCTGCCGTACGGCTCGATGATCGCGTCGAAGGACGGTGATGCAGTGAAGGCTGGCCAGACCGTGGCCAACTGGGATCCGCATAACCACCCGATCGTGTCCGAAGTGGCCGGTTTCATCCGCTTCATCGACTTCATCGACGGCGTCACCGTCATCGAGAAGACCGACGAACTGACCGGCCTGGCTTCGCGCGAAATCACCGATCCGAAGCGTCGCGGTTCGCAGGCGAAGGATCTGCGTCCGATCGTGCGCATCGTGGATGCCAAGGGCAACGACCTGAGCATTCCGGGCACCGACCTGCCGGCGCAGTACCTGCTGCCGCCGCGCTCGATCGTCAACCTGCAGGACGGCGCTGCCGTCGGCGTGGGCGACGTGGTTGCCAAGATCCCGCAGGAAGCGTCCAAGACCCGTGACATCACCGGTGGTCTGCCGCGCGTGGCCGATCTGTTCGAAGCCCGCAAGCCGAAGGATCCGGCGATCCTGGCCGAGCGTTCGGGCATCATCAGCTTCGGCAAGGACACCAAGGGCAAGCAGCGCCTGATCATCAAGGACACCGATGGTTCCGAGCACGAAGAGCTGATTCCGAAGTACCGTCAGGTCATCGTGTTCGAAGGCGAGCACGTGACCAAGGGCGAAACCATCGTGGACGGCGAACCGAGCCCGCAGGACATCCTGCGTCTGCTGGGCGTCGAGCCGCTGGCCGCCTACCTGGTCAAGGAAATCCAGGACGTGTACCGCCTGCAGGGCGTGAAGATCAACGACAAGCACATCGAGGTGATCACCCGCCAGATGCTGCGCAAGGTTGAGATCACCGACCAGGGCAGCAGCAAGTTCCTGAATGGCGAGCAGGCCGAGCGCCAGCGCGTCATCGAGGAAAATGCCCGTCTGTCGGCCCGCAACGAGCTGATCGCCCGTTTCGATCCGGTCCTGCTGGGTATCACCAAGGCCTCGCTGGCCACCGAGTCGTTCATTTCGGCGGCGTCGTTCCAGGAAACCACCCGCGTGCTGACCGAAGCGGCCGTTCGCGGCACCTCGGACAACCTGCGCGGCCTGAAGGAAAACGTCATCGTCGGCCGTCTGATCCCGGCCGGTACCGGTCTGGCGTACCACGCCAACCGTCGCCGCAATGCCACGGGCCTGACCGAATCGGAGCTGCAGACCCTGGTTGGCACCCCGGCGGTGGCCGAGGCCCCGGCCGTGGAAGCGTCCACCGACGCCGAGTCGAACGAAGACTGA
- the rpsG gene encoding 30S ribosomal protein S7, protein MSRKGNTPQRSVLPDPKHGSETIARFINMVMLSGKKSVAEKIVYGAMDVIAEKNPNSIELVQKALDNVAPSVEVKSRRVGGATYQVPVEVRSSRKMALAMRWLIDSARKRGENTMPKKLAAELLDASENRGGAIKKREETHRMAEANKAFAHYRW, encoded by the coding sequence ATGTCTCGTAAAGGTAATACGCCGCAGCGTTCGGTCCTGCCCGATCCCAAGCACGGGAGCGAAACCATTGCCCGCTTCATCAACATGGTGATGCTGAGCGGCAAGAAGTCCGTTGCTGAAAAGATCGTCTATGGCGCAATGGACGTCATCGCCGAAAAGAACCCGAACTCCATCGAGCTGGTGCAGAAGGCTCTGGACAACGTGGCTCCGTCGGTCGAAGTGAAGTCCCGCCGCGTCGGCGGTGCGACCTACCAGGTGCCGGTTGAAGTCCGTTCGTCGCGCAAGATGGCCCTGGCCATGCGCTGGCTGATCGACTCGGCCCGTAAGCGTGGTGAAAACACCATGCCGAAGAAGCTGGCGGCTGAACTGCTGGATGCCTCGGAAAACCGCGGCGGTGCCATCAAGAAGCGCGAAGAAACCCACCGCATGGCCGAAGCCAACAAGGCATTCGCCCACTACCGCTGGTGA
- the rpoB gene encoding DNA-directed RNA polymerase subunit beta — MTSYSFTEKKRIRKDFGKQRSILEVPFLLAIQVDSYREFLQENIDPAKRRDLGLHAALKSVFPIASYSGNAALEYVGYKLGEPVFDERECRQRGMSYGAPLRVTVRLVIYDRESSTKAIKYVKEQEVYLGEIPLMTDNGTFIVNGTERVIVSQLHRSPGVFFDHDRGKTHSSGKLLYSARIIPYRGSWLDFEFDPKDALFTRIDRRRKLPVSILLRALGYSNEEMLAQFFEINTFHINPDEGVQLELVAERLRGETLNFDLADGDKVIVEAGKRITARHVKQLEASGIAALAVPDDYIVGRILSHDVVDAATGELLAQANDEITDEQLQAFRKAGVDAVGTLWVNDLDRGPYLSNTLRIDPTKTQLEALVEIYRMMRPGEPPTKDAAQNLFHNLFFTFERYDLSTVGRMKFNRRVGRKEVTGEAVLYDSKYFGERNDEESKRLVAEHGDSSDILDVIKVLTEIRNGRGVVDDIDHLGNRRVRSVGEMAENVFRVGLVRVERAVKERLSMAESEGLTPQELINAKPVAAAIKEFFGSSQLSQFMDQNNPLSEVTHKRRVSALGPGGLTRERAGFEVRDVHPTHYGRVCTIETPEGPNIGLINSLAVYARTNQYGFLETPYRKVVDGKVLDDIEFLSAIEENEYVIAQANALTDAKSVLTEQFVPCRFQGESLLKPPAEVHFMDVSPMQTVSIAAALVPFLEHDDANRALMGANMQRQAVPTLRAQKPLVGTGIERAVARDSGVTVNARRGGEIVQIDAGRIVVKVNEDEITDASDAGVDIYNLIKYTRSNQNTCINQRPLVEVGNVVARGDVLADGPSTDIGELALGQNMLIAFMPWNGYNFEDSILLSERVVEEDRYTTIHIEELTCVARDTKLGPEEISADIPNVSEQALNRLDESGVVYIGAEVRAGDIMVGKVTPKGESQLTPEEKLLRAIFGEKASDVKDSSLRVPPGMDGTVIDVQVFTRDGIEKDKRARQIEENEIKRVKKDFDDQFRILEAAIYARLRSQIVGKVVNGGVNLKKGDTISDAYLDGLKKADWFALRMKDEDASEAIERAQKQIQAHEKEFERRFADKRGKITAGDDLAPGVLKMVKVFLAVKRRIQPGDKMAGRHGNKGVVSNVVPVEDMPYMASGETVDIVLNPLGVPSRMNIGQILEVHLGWAAKGLGRKIQRMLEAQSALNDLRKFLDDIYNHDKTQHANQVDLSQFSDEELLRLAQNLTDGVPMATPVFDGATEAEIKRMLELADLPSSGQTQLYDGRTGEAFDRHTTVGYMHYLKLNHLVDDKMHARSTGPYSLVTQQPLGGKAQFGGQRFGEMEVWALEAYGAAYTLQEMLTVKSDDVQGRNQMYKNIVDGEHEMVAGMPESFNVLVKEIRSLAINMELEDN; from the coding sequence ATGACGTCCTATTCGTTCACCGAAAAGAAGCGTATCCGCAAGGACTTCGGCAAGCAGCGCTCGATTCTCGAAGTGCCGTTCCTGCTGGCCATCCAGGTGGATTCCTACCGCGAGTTCCTGCAGGAAAACATCGATCCGGCCAAGCGCCGTGATCTGGGCCTGCACGCCGCCCTCAAGTCGGTCTTCCCGATCGCCAGCTACAGCGGCAACGCCGCGCTGGAATACGTCGGCTACAAGCTGGGCGAACCGGTCTTTGACGAACGCGAATGCCGCCAGCGTGGCATGAGCTACGGCGCGCCGCTGCGCGTGACCGTGCGCCTGGTCATCTACGACCGTGAGTCGTCGACCAAGGCCATCAAGTACGTGAAGGAGCAGGAGGTCTATCTGGGCGAAATCCCGCTGATGACCGACAACGGCACCTTCATCGTCAACGGCACCGAGCGCGTCATCGTCTCGCAGCTGCACCGCTCGCCGGGCGTGTTCTTCGACCACGACCGTGGCAAGACCCACAGCTCGGGCAAGCTGCTGTACAGCGCCCGCATCATTCCTTACCGCGGCTCCTGGCTGGACTTCGAGTTCGACCCGAAGGACGCCCTGTTCACCCGTATCGACCGTCGCCGCAAGCTGCCGGTGTCGATCCTGCTGCGCGCCCTGGGCTACAGCAACGAAGAAATGCTCGCGCAGTTCTTCGAGATCAACACCTTCCACATCAATCCGGACGAAGGCGTGCAGCTGGAGCTGGTCGCCGAGCGTCTGCGCGGTGAGACCCTGAACTTCGACCTCGCCGATGGCGACAAGGTCATCGTTGAGGCCGGCAAGCGCATCACCGCGCGTCACGTCAAGCAGCTGGAAGCCTCGGGCATTGCCGCCCTGGCCGTGCCGGACGACTACATCGTCGGCCGCATCCTGTCGCACGACGTGGTCGACGCCGCCACCGGCGAACTGCTGGCCCAGGCCAACGACGAAATCACCGACGAGCAGCTGCAGGCCTTCCGCAAGGCCGGCGTGGATGCCGTGGGCACCCTGTGGGTGAACGATCTGGATCGTGGTCCGTACCTGTCCAACACCCTGCGCATCGATCCGACCAAGACCCAGCTCGAAGCGCTGGTCGAAATCTATCGCATGATGCGTCCGGGCGAGCCGCCGACCAAGGACGCCGCGCAGAACCTGTTCCACAACCTGTTCTTCACCTTCGAGCGCTACGACCTGTCCACGGTCGGCCGCATGAAGTTCAACCGTCGCGTCGGCCGCAAGGAAGTCACCGGCGAAGCCGTGCTGTATGACAGCAAGTACTTCGGCGAGCGCAACGACGAAGAATCCAAGCGCCTGGTCGCCGAGCACGGCGACAGCTCCGACATCCTGGACGTGATCAAGGTCCTGACCGAGATCCGCAACGGTCGCGGCGTGGTCGATGACATCGATCACCTGGGCAACCGTCGCGTGCGTTCGGTCGGCGAAATGGCCGAGAACGTGTTCCGCGTCGGCCTGGTCCGCGTCGAGCGCGCGGTCAAAGAGCGCCTGTCGATGGCCGAGTCGGAAGGCCTGACCCCGCAGGAGCTGATCAACGCCAAGCCGGTTGCTGCTGCGATCAAGGAATTCTTCGGTTCCTCGCAGCTGTCGCAGTTCATGGACCAGAACAACCCGCTGTCGGAAGTCACGCACAAGCGTCGCGTCTCGGCCCTGGGCCCGGGCGGCCTGACCCGCGAGCGCGCCGGCTTCGAAGTGCGCGACGTGCACCCGACCCATTACGGCCGCGTCTGCACCATCGAAACGCCCGAAGGCCCGAACATCGGCCTGATCAACTCGCTGGCCGTGTACGCCCGCACCAACCAGTACGGTTTCCTTGAAACCCCGTACCGCAAGGTCGTGGACGGCAAGGTCCTGGACGATATCGAGTTCCTTTCGGCGATCGAAGAGAACGAGTACGTCATCGCCCAGGCCAATGCCCTGACCGATGCCAAGAGCGTGCTCACCGAGCAGTTCGTGCCGTGCCGCTTCCAGGGCGAATCGCTGCTGAAGCCGCCGGCGGAAGTCCACTTCATGGACGTCTCGCCGATGCAGACCGTCTCCATCGCAGCGGCGCTGGTGCCGTTCCTGGAGCACGATGACGCAAACCGTGCACTGATGGGCGCGAACATGCAGCGTCAGGCCGTTCCGACCCTGCGCGCTCAGAAGCCGCTGGTGGGTACCGGTATTGAACGCGCCGTGGCACGTGACTCCGGTGTGACCGTCAATGCCCGTCGTGGTGGCGAGATCGTGCAGATCGACGCTGGCCGCATCGTGGTCAAGGTCAACGAGGACGAGATCACCGACGCCAGCGATGCCGGCGTGGATATCTACAACCTGATCAAGTACACCCGCTCCAACCAGAACACCTGCATCAACCAGCGTCCGCTGGTGGAAGTGGGCAACGTGGTGGCGCGTGGCGACGTGCTGGCTGACGGTCCGTCCACCGACATCGGCGAACTGGCTCTGGGCCAGAACATGCTGATCGCCTTCATGCCGTGGAACGGCTACAACTTCGAAGACTCCATCCTGCTCTCCGAGCGCGTGGTGGAAGAGGATCGTTACACCACGATCCACATCGAAGAGCTGACCTGCGTCGCGCGTGACACCAAGCTGGGGCCGGAAGAAATCTCCGCCGACATCCCGAACGTGTCCGAGCAGGCGCTGAACCGCCTGGACGAATCCGGCGTGGTGTACATCGGTGCCGAAGTGCGCGCCGGCGACATCATGGTCGGCAAGGTCACGCCGAAGGGCGAAAGCCAGCTGACCCCGGAAGAGAAGCTGCTGCGCGCGATCTTCGGCGAGAAGGCCTCTGACGTGAAGGACAGCTCGCTGCGCGTGCCGCCGGGCATGGACGGCACCGTCATCGACGTGCAGGTCTTCACCCGTGATGGCATCGAGAAGGACAAGCGTGCGCGCCAGATCGAGGAAAACGAGATCAAGCGCGTCAAGAAGGACTTCGACGACCAGTTCCGCATCCTCGAAGCAGCCATCTACGCCCGTCTGCGTTCGCAGATCGTCGGCAAGGTGGTCAACGGTGGCGTCAACCTGAAGAAGGGCGACACCATCTCCGACGCCTACCTGGACGGCCTGAAGAAGGCTGACTGGTTCGCGCTGCGCATGAAGGACGAGGACGCCTCGGAAGCCATCGAACGCGCCCAGAAGCAGATCCAGGCGCACGAGAAGGAATTCGAGCGTCGCTTCGCCGACAAGCGCGGCAAGATCACCGCGGGCGACGACCTGGCTCCGGGCGTGCTGAAGATGGTCAAGGTGTTCCTGGCCGTGAAGCGTCGCATCCAGCCGGGTGACAAGATGGCAGGCCGCCACGGCAACAAGGGTGTGGTGTCCAACGTGGTGCCGGTCGAGGACATGCCGTACATGGCCTCGGGCGAAACCGTGGACATCGTGCTGAACCCGCTGGGCGTGCCGTCGCGTATGAACATCGGCCAGATTCTGGAAGTGCACCTGGGCTGGGCAGCCAAGGGCCTGGGTCGCAAGATCCAGCGCATGCTGGAAGCCCAGTCGGCACTGAACGACCTGCGCAAGTTCCTCGACGACATCTATAACCACGACAAGACCCAGCATGCCAACCAGGTGGATCTGTCGCAGTTCAGCGATGAAGAGCTGCTGCGTCTGGCCCAGAACCTGACCGACGGCGTGCCGATGGCCACCCCGGTGTTCGACGGTGCCACCGAAGCGGAAATCAAGCGCATGCTGGAACTGGCCGACCTGCCGAGCAGCGGTCAGACCCAGCTGTACGACGGCCGCACCGGTGAAGCCTTCGACCGCCACACCACGGTCGGCTACATGCACTACCTGAAGCTGAACCACCTGGTCGACGACAAGATGCACGCCCGTTCGACCGGTCCGTACTCGCTCGTCACCCAGCAGCCGCTGGGCGGCAAGGCGCAGTTCGGTGGCCAGCGCTTCGGTGAAATGGAAGTCTGGGCGCTGGAAGCCTACGGCGCGGCCTACACCCTGCAGGAAATGCTGACGGTGAAGTCCGATGACGTGCAGGGCCGCAACCAGATGTACAAGAACATCGTCGACGGTGAGCACGAGATGGTCGCGGGCATGCCGGAATCCTTCAACGTGCTCGTGAAGGAAATCCGCTCGCTGGCCATCAACATGGAACTGGAAGACAACTGA
- the rpsL gene encoding 30S ribosomal protein S12, whose product MATINQLVRKPRQATTYKSASPALDKCPQRRGVCTRVYTTTPKKPNSALRKVAKVRLTNQEEVISYIGGEGHNLQEHSVVLIRGGRVKDLPGVRYHTVRGSLDASGVAKRRQARSKYGAKRPKS is encoded by the coding sequence ATGGCGACGATCAATCAGCTTGTCCGCAAGCCGCGGCAGGCAACCACTTATAAGAGTGCCTCGCCGGCACTTGATAAGTGCCCGCAGCGCCGTGGCGTCTGCACCCGCGTGTACACCACCACCCCGAAGAAGCCGAACTCGGCCCTCCGCAAGGTTGCCAAGGTCCGCCTGACCAACCAGGAAGAGGTCATCAGCTACATCGGTGGCGAAGGCCACAACCTGCAGGAGCACTCCGTGGTCCTGATCCGCGGCGGTCGCGTCAAGGACCTGCCGGGTGTGCGTTACCACACCGTTCGTGGTTCGCTCGATGCCTCGGGCGTCGCCAAGCGCCGCCAGGCCCGTTCCAAGTACGGCGCCAAGCGTCCGAAGAGCTAA